Below is a window of Candidatus Neomarinimicrobiota bacterium DNA.
TCCCACCGTTTCTAACACAACGTCCACACCACCGTTCCCGGTATGCTGTTTCAATTCTTCTTCAAAGTCGCCCTTTACGTAATTGAAGGCACCGTCGACATTGAGACTGGATAGCAGTTCGAGTTTTCTCTCACTGCTCGCGGTACCGTAGACCTTGCAGCCGTAGTTCTTGGAAAGCTGAACCGCTGCCGTACCCACTCCACCGGCTGCCGCATGAATGAGTACGGTATCCGATTCCCGCACGAGTGCCATTTTGAAAAGACTTATCCATGCCGTCAGGTAATTCACAGCAAAGGCCGCGTTTTCTTCGGATGAGAATGCTTCCACCGCGGGCAGGACCTGTGTCTCCTGAACAACGATCCTCTCCGCGTACGAGCCGTATTGTGTACCCACAATTACCCTTTCGCCCACATGACGGTGAGTTACATTCTGTCCCAACTCGTCGATTTCTCCGTAAGCCTCCATTCCCGGAACATAAGGGAGTTTCGGTGCCCAGCCGTAGAGTCCCCTTCTCGAAAGCGTCTCCGCGTAGTTAAGTCCGATTGTGTGGACTTTCACGCGTACCTCCCCGGAAGCGGGATGTGGGTCCGGTACTGATGTCACTTTCAGGACATCCGGTTTGCCGTGTTTGGAGAGAACTATGGCGTTCAAGATTCTTGTCTCCTAGTTGCCGGTTAGCAGTTTCACGGCTTACGTTTGACGTTCGACGTTGGAAGCCTCATTTAGCTCTGACCCGATCCCTCTGCGTTTCCATCTTCGCTTCGCTACGATGGATAAATAACGAAGAGTAAACGAGCTTACGCCTCGTCCGTCTTCATTTCATTACGACGGATAAATAGTGCAATGTAGAGGTGTACCCCGGACCCGATTCGAACGGGCGACCTAGCGCTTAGGAGGCGCTTGCTCTATCCAACTGAGCTACCGGGGCTCAGTTGCAAGATAAAAGATAAATGATAAAAGATAAAAGAGTAAAGATTATGAAAGATACGGGAATCCGGTAGCGAAGTTGCCTGTCCCGCCAAAGGCGGTGGCCTGTCCCGACGTTTTGTGTCGGGGAGCCAAGAACCAAGTATTAAGGATCAAGTATCAAGGATCAAGTAACAAGGATCAAGTATCAAGTAACCAGTCTTACGCATTACGAATTACGAATCCCGCCTACATTCCATTACGGCGGGCAGGCACCTATCATTTCTCCAATTCTCCATTTACCCTCCTCCGCAGGAGACCCTACGGGTCAAAGGAGTTCCTACGGAACATCTCTCCATTAATCCATTTTTCATTAATCAATTATCAATAGTCAATAATCAATTGATCTCACGCATTACGAATTACGTCGGAGCGCAGTTGAGCGCGGTTGAGCAAAGCGAAATCCCGCCTGCTTGTCCCGCCAAAGGCGGTGGCCTGTCCCGCCACGCTCCAACAGTTGGCAGTCAGCTTTCAGCCGTCAGCGCGAATCACTTTTCGCTCTTCACCCGGCGGATTAGTTCGAGCGTGCCGTAGTTCTCTAAGTCCTTGTAAATCTTCTGATAATATTCGTCCGGTTTTTTGTGTTTCCTTTCAAGGTTCATACACGTTTCCCGAGGAGTCGAATTCTCAAATTCTCCATCCAGATACGCCTGAATGACCACCTTCTCATCTTCGCCAAGATGGTTGTAGTTCCAGGAGCCTTCCATGCTCTCCTGCTCAGCTTCC
It encodes the following:
- a CDS encoding zinc-binding dehydrogenase, producing MNAIVLSKHGKPDVLKVTSVPDPHPASGEVRVKVHTIGLNYAETLSRRGLYGWAPKLPYVPGMEAYGEIDELGQNVTHRHVGERVIVGTQYGSYAERIVVQETQVLPAVEAFSSEENAAFAVNYLTAWISLFKMALVRESDTVLIHAAAGGVGTAAVQLSKNYGCKVYGTASSERKLELLSSLNVDGAFNYVKGDFEEELKQHTGNGGVDVVLETVGGEVFRKSVKVLRPFGRIVVAGFASFDLKKWNPVSWIRTWKDLPRASISNMARNSYGVMAFHLGYLFPNRRLLIRTWDELMAFVSKHEIRPVVGHTFQFEDMWKAHRLMESRQSMGKIVVHIS